A window of the Citrus sinensis cultivar Valencia sweet orange chromosome 9, DVS_A1.0, whole genome shotgun sequence genome harbors these coding sequences:
- the LOC112497585 gene encoding disease resistance protein RPS5-like produces the protein MATEISNGALSKIGEYLVEATIHQVGYLFRFKSNVESLMNEDKNLRLALDRVQLEVTIAERNAEDIEKDVQKWLDEVRDIITAVQKVEEEIQANRTCLSGLCPNLAWRYRLSRKAEKMTGKLLNLVNRGKFDRVGHIPPGIEFFSSTDFVQFESTKSTFAKIIEAMKDDKINMVGLYGMGGVGKTTMAKEVAKKVLELDIFEEVVFAAVSQNPNVRNIQGQMADSLGLKLDEESDAGRAGRLMKRLKGKKQILIILDDVWEKLVLEKIGVPFGDGCKILVTTRRKQVCHSMGCESQIPLNALVEEEGLDLFKRNACIGDELPTLNDLAKEVARECKGLPLAIMTIGSALKGKPIDEWNVVLKTMKNSKFVNVEDVDADIYALLKLSYDYLKDEKTKLLFLLCSLYPEDYEIPLGDLVIYGKGLGLFEDANTIEEARSQLRVTINHLKASCLLLDGRNEELVKMHDIVRDVAVWIASEEKKFFSKAGLGLKQWPKDKGLEQYAGISLMANELEVLPVSLAYPKLETLLLDCKFMGGVEVSDQFFVEMKALKVVHLRRGVMSVKSLQFLTNLRSLCLDDCRLKDISSIGTLSRLEILSLRYCFIDELAKELGELGELRQLDLRDCRWLRGIPANVIRSLSQLEELYIGDDSFRTWNVEGTGAEISNASLYELNSLSHLTMLSLRIEDKCIPKDFTFPKLIRYHISVLPSDYGMDDSPYFPSHFSETGSQGHIEIRGSRLTSFNAFKEVCHTLQTLEVSDCNALTCLFTVSLARSLMQLEILSVGNCSLMKHIVVADNNMPVREGSHIVLPKLTKLALSVLPNFMGFYEGSYYSTWPSLQELTIHECRNTSPSFTVFEAPGKDSKFLKVNNIARMRHGLKNLKVLEIAGCLTQVVFQPQGFEFDGGEGEHFLSFPSLKTLRFSALPELECIWKGPSQFINLQNLSILSVKNCPKLRRIFSTTLARHLSKLKVVSISSCSALEQIIVQDDEEEEQHRQAACFSNLLEITIFGCDNLKGLFHVNVARDLQQLKKLSIYRCEKLEQIIIQDDEEEVQHQQAACFSNLLEITIFGCENLKSLFHVNVARDLQQLKKLHIESCGKLEQIIFQDDEEEKQHQQAACFSNLLEITIYFCHNLKSLFHVNVARDLQQLTKLYIESCGKLEQIIFQDDEEEEQHQQAACFSNLLEITIFGCGNLKGLFHVNVARDLQQLKKLYIAYCEKLEQIIFQDDEEEEQHQQAACFSNLLEISISDCDNLKSFFHVNVARNLQQLKKLRISFCEKLEQIIFQDDEEEEQHQQAACFSNLLEIYVFGCDNLKSLFHVNVARNLQQLKELDIAGCEKLEQIFVGDNAVEECKEIVLPGVQRLNLRNLPKLVHLCPVGCHLILPSLTHLRVTIGPRIAARFSVDQNGSVHVKSEARPIGDETNFAMEIDCSSTDQIRQLTSR, from the exons ATGGCAACGGAAATTTCGAATGGTGCTTTATCCAAAATTGGAGAATACTTGGTGGAAGCAACCATACACCAAGTCGGTTACTTATTTCGTTTCAAAAGCAACGTTGAAAGTTTAATGAACGAggataaaaatttgagattgGCATTAGATCGTGTGCAGCTAGAAGTTACAATAGCCGAAAGAAATGCTGAAGATATCGAGAAAGATGTACAAAAGTGGCTTGACGAAGTGCGCGACATCATAACGGCCGTTCAAAAGGTAGAAGAAGAAATACAAGCAAATAGGACATGTCTCAGTGGGTTGTGTCCTAATTTGGCTTGGCGATATCGATTGAGTAGAAAAGCAGAAAAAATGACAGGCAAATTGTTGAATCTAGTAAACAGAGGCAAGTTCGACAGAGTGGGGCACATTCCACCAGGCATTGAATTCTTTTCATCGACAGATTTTGTACAATTCGAGTCTACAAAATCTACTTTTGCTAAGATTATTGAAGCGATGAAAGATGATAAGATCAACATGGTTGGGCTTTACGGCATGGGAGGTGTCGGTAAGACAACCATGGCGAAAGAAGTAGCTAAGAAAGTGCTGGAATTGGATATTTTTGAAGAGGTTGTGTTTGCTGCTGTATCTCAGAATCCAAATGTCAGAAATATACAAGGTCAGATGGCAGACTCATTAGGCTTGAAATTAGACGAGGAGAGTGACGCTGGAAGAGCAGGACGATTGATGAAGAGATTGAAAGGTAAGAAACAGATCCTCATTATATTGGATGATGTTTGGGAAAAACTCGTGCTGGAAAAGATCGGAGTTCCCTTTGGTGATGGTTGTAAAATTCTTGTAACTACCCGCCGGAAACAAGTATGTCATTCCATGGGGTGTGAGTCGCAAATTCCATTGAATGCTCTGGTGGAAGAAGAAGGTTTGGATTTgtttaaaagaaatgcatgTATAGGTGATGAATTGCCGACGTTAAATGACTTGGCAAAAGAAGTAGCTAGAGAATGCAAGGGTCTGCCTTTAGCAATTATGACTATAGGAAGTGCTCTGAAAGGAAAGCCTATTGATGAATGGAATGTAGTGttgaaaacaatgaaaaattcgaaatttgTGAATGTAGAGGATGTGGATGCTGACATCTATGCTCTTCTTAAATTGAGCTACGATTATTTGAAGgatgagaaaacaaaattattatttttgttgtgttCACTATACCCTGAAGATTATGAAATTCCTTTGGGGGATTTGGTCATATATGGAAAGGGGCTAGGTTTGTTCGAAGATGCCAACACAATTGAAGAAGCAAGGAGCCAATTGCGTGTAACGATTAATCACCTCAAGGCTTCTTGTTTATTATTAGATGGTCGCAATGAGGAACTTGTGAAAATGCATGACATAGTTCGGGATGTGGCCGTATGGATAGCATCTGAGGAGAAGAAGTTCTTTAGTAAGGCTGGCTTGGGATTGAAACAATGGCCAAAAGATAAAGGCCTTGAACAATACGCAGGAATCTCGTTGATGGCCAACGAATTAGAAGTTCTTCCTGTTAGTTTGGCATATCCAAAGCTTGAAACTTTGTTATTGGATTGTAAATTTATGGGTGGAGTGGAAGTTTCAGATCAATTTTTTGTAGAGATGAAAGCGCTAAAAGTTGTTCATTTACGTCGTGGTGTCATGTCGGTAAAGTCACTTCAATTCTTGACAAATCTTCGATCTCTATGCCTAGATGATTGCAGATTAAAAGACATATCTTCCATCGGGACACTGAGCAGGCTTGAGATTCTTAGTTTgagatattgttttattgatgAATTGGCGAAAGAATTAGGGGAGCTTGGTGAGCTGAGACAGCTGGATTTACGTGACTGTAGATGGTTGAGAGGAATTCCTGCCAATGTGATACGGAGTTTATCTCAATTAGAAGAATTGTACATTGGTGATGATAGCTTCCGTACTTGGAACGTTGAAGGGACAGGTGCAGAGATAAGTAATGCTAGCCTCTACGAGTTGAATTCACTATCTCACTTGACCATGCTGTCACTGAGAATAGAAGATAAATGCATTCCAAAGGACTTTACCTTTCCTAAATTGATAAGGTATCACATCAGTGTGTTGCCTAGTGACTATGGCATGGATGATTCTCCATATTTTCCCTCGCATTTTAGCGAAACAGGTTCACAAGGACACATAGAAATCCGAGGCTCTCGATTAACCTCATTTAATGCATTCAAAGAAGTCTGTCATACTCTACAAACTCTAGAGGTGAGTGATTGCAATGCGTTGACGTGTCTATTCACAGTGTCCCTTGCTCGAAGCCTGATGCAACTTGAGATACTCTCTGTTGGGAACTGCAGCTTGATGAAGCACATTGTTGTCGCAGATAACAATATGCCTGTTCGGGAGGGAAGCCATATCGTGCTTCCTAAGCTCACAAAATTAGCTCTTAGTGTACTTCCAAATTTCATGGGCTTCTATGAAGGAAGTTATTATTCAACGTGGCCGTCTCTACAGGAGTTGACGATACATGAGTGTCGCAACACGAGTCCGTCTTTCACTGTTTTTGAAGCACCAGGCAAG GATTCGAAGTTTCTGAAGGTAAATAATATTGCTCGGATGCGGCATggcttaaaaaatttgaaggttCTAGAAATTGCAGGTTGTTTAACACAAGTGGTATTTCAACCTCagggttttgaatttgatggAGGAGAAGGAGAACATTTCTTATCATTCCCAAGTTTAAAGACTCTTAGGTTCTCTGCTTTACCCGAACTAGAATGTATATGGAAAGGTCCCTCGCAATTCATAAACCTGCAAAATCTATCCATTCTATCAGTGAAGAATTGCCCTAAACTTAGACGTATCTTCTCAACGACTCTTGCTCGACATCTGTCGAAATTGAAAGTTGTAAGTATTAGCTCTTGCTCGGCACTGGAGCAAATCATCGTtcaagatgatgaagaagaggaaCAGCATCGGCAAGCGGCGTGCTTCTCAAATCTCTTAGAGATAACTATCTTCGGATGCGATAATTTGAAAGGTCTGTTTCATGTCAATGTAGCTCGAGATCTTCAGCAGctgaaaaaattatctatttatCGTTGTGAAAAGTTGGAGCAAATCATCATtcaagatgatgaagaagaggtACAGCATCAGCAAGCGGCGTGCTTCTCAAATCTCTTAGAGATAACTATCTTCGGATGcgaaaatttgaaaagtctGTTTCATGTCAATGTAGCTCGAGATCTTCAGCAGCtgaaaaaattacatattgaAAGTTGTGGAAAGTTGGAGCAAATCATCTTtcaagatgatgaagaagagaaaCAGCATCAGCAAGCGGCGTGCTTCTCAAATCTCTTAGAGATAACTATCTACTTTTGCCACAATTTGAAAAGTCTGTTTCATGTCAATGTAGCTCGAGATCTTCAGCAGCtgacaaaattatatattgaaAGTTGTGGAAAGTTGGAGCAAATCATCTTtcaagatgatgaagaagaggaaCAGCATCAGCAAGCGGCGTGCTTCTCAAATCTCTTAGAGATAACTATCTTCGGATGCGGAAATTTGAAAGGTCTGTTTCATGTCAATGTAGCTCGAGATCTTCAGCAGCtgaaaaaattgtatattgCATATTGTGAAAAGTTGGAGCAAATCATCTTtcaagatgatgaagaagaggaaCAGCATCAGCAAGCTGCGTGCTTCTCAAATCTCTTAGAGATATCTATCTCCGATTGCgacaatttgaaaagtttttttcaTGTCAATGTAGCTCGAAATCTTCAACAGCTGAAAAAATTACGTATTTCATTTTGTGAAAAGTTGGAGCAAATCATCTTtcaagatgatgaagaagaggaaCAGCATCAGCAAGCGGCGTGCTTCTCAAATCTCTTAGAGATATATGTCTTCGGATGCGACAATTTGAAAAGTCTGTTTCATGTCAATGTAGCTCGAAATCTTCAGCAGCTGAAAGAATTAGATATTGCAGGTTGTGAAAAGTTGGAGCAAATCTTTGTTGGAGATAATGCTGTCGAAGAGTGCAAAGAAATTGTGCTACCTGGTGTCCAGCGATTGAATCTTCGAAATTTACCAAAACTCGTTCACTTGTGCCCAGTGGGTTGTCACTTGATACTTCCATCATTAACCCATTTGAGGGTGACAATTGGCCCAAGAATTGCAGCAAGATTTTCAGTTGACCAAAATGGATCAGTGCATGTCAAATCAGAG GCACGACCAATTGGTGATGAAACAAACTTTGCCATGGAGATTGATTGCTCGTCAACTGATCAGATACGACAATTGACCTCCAGATAA